Proteins encoded together in one Pseudomonas sp. Seg1 window:
- the ctaD gene encoding cytochrome c oxidase subunit I, whose amino-acid sequence MSAVIDDHGHADHAHGPAKGLMRWVLTTNHKDIGTLYLWFAFSMFLLGGTFAMVIRAELFQPGLQIVEPAFFNQMTTMHGLVMVFGAVMPAFVGLANWMIPLMIGAPDMALPRMNNFSFWLLPAAFILLVSTLFTAGGGPNFGWTFYAPLSTTYAPESVTYFIFAIHLMGISSIMGAINVIATILNLRAPGMTLMKMPLFVWTWLITAFLLIAVMPVLAGCVTMMLMDIHFGTSFFSAAGGGDPVLFQHVFWFFGHPEVYIMILPAFGAVSSIIPTFSRKPLFGYTSMVYATASIAFLSFIVWAHHMFVVGIPLVGELFFMYATLLIAVPTGVKVFNWASTMWQGSLTFETPMLFAVAFVILFSIGGFSGLMLAIAPADFQYQDTYFVVAHFHYVLVPGAIFGIFASTYYWLPKWTGHMYDETLGKLHFWLSFVGMNLTFFPMHFVGLAGMPRRIPDYNLQFADFNMVSSIGAFMFGTTQLFFLFIVIKTIRGGPPAPAKPWDGAEGLEWSVPSPAPYHTFTTPPEVK is encoded by the coding sequence ATGAGCGCTGTCATCGATGACCATGGTCATGCCGACCACGCCCACGGCCCCGCCAAAGGCCTGATGCGCTGGGTGCTGACCACCAACCACAAGGACATCGGCACGCTGTATCTGTGGTTCGCGTTTTCCATGTTCCTGCTCGGCGGTACGTTCGCGATGGTGATTCGTGCCGAACTGTTCCAGCCGGGACTGCAGATCGTCGAGCCGGCGTTCTTCAACCAGATGACCACCATGCACGGTCTGGTGATGGTCTTCGGTGCGGTCATGCCGGCCTTCGTCGGCCTCGCCAACTGGATGATCCCGTTGATGATCGGCGCGCCGGACATGGCGCTGCCACGGATGAACAACTTCAGTTTCTGGCTGTTGCCGGCAGCCTTCATCCTGCTGGTCTCGACGCTGTTCACCGCCGGTGGCGGGCCGAATTTCGGCTGGACGTTCTACGCGCCGCTGTCGACGACCTACGCCCCCGAAAGCGTCACCTACTTCATCTTCGCCATCCACTTGATGGGCATCAGTTCGATCATGGGCGCGATCAACGTGATCGCGACCATCCTCAACCTGCGCGCTCCCGGCATGACCCTGATGAAAATGCCGCTGTTCGTCTGGACCTGGCTGATCACCGCGTTCCTGCTGATCGCGGTGATGCCGGTGCTGGCCGGGTGCGTGACGATGATGCTGATGGACATCCACTTCGGCACCAGCTTCTTCAGTGCCGCCGGTGGCGGTGACCCGGTGCTGTTCCAGCATGTGTTCTGGTTCTTCGGGCATCCCGAGGTGTACATCATGATCCTGCCGGCGTTCGGCGCCGTCAGCTCGATCATCCCGACGTTTTCGCGCAAGCCGCTGTTCGGCTACACCTCGATGGTCTACGCCACGGCGAGCATCGCGTTCCTGTCATTTATCGTCTGGGCGCACCACATGTTCGTGGTGGGCATCCCGCTGGTGGGCGAACTGTTTTTCATGTACGCCACGCTACTGATCGCCGTGCCGACCGGGGTCAAGGTGTTCAACTGGGCCAGCACCATGTGGCAGGGCTCACTGACCTTCGAAACGCCAATGCTGTTTGCCGTGGCGTTCGTGATCCTGTTCTCCATCGGCGGTTTCTCCGGACTGATGCTGGCCATCGCTCCGGCGGACTTCCAGTATCAGGACACCTACTTCGTGGTCGCGCATTTCCACTACGTGCTGGTGCCGGGGGCGATCTTCGGGATCTTCGCCTCCACCTACTACTGGCTGCCGAAATGGACCGGCCACATGTACGACGAAACCCTCGGCAAGCTGCATTTCTGGCTGTCGTTCGTCGGCATGAACCTGACGTTCTTCCCGATGCACTTCGTCGGTCTGGCGGGGATGCCACGACGGATTCCGGACTACAACCTGCAATTCGCCGACTTCAACATGGTCTCCTCGATTGGCGCGTTCATGTTCGGCACCACGCAGCTGTTCTTCCTGTTCATCGTGATCAAGACCATTCGCGGCGGCCCGCCGGCACCGGCCAAACCGTGGGATGGCGCTGAAGGCCTGGAGTGGAGCGTGCCGTCGCCGGCGCCGTATCACACCTTCACCACACCGCCGGAAGTGAAATGA